From Flavobacterium lipolyticum, one genomic window encodes:
- a CDS encoding proline dehydrogenase family protein, with product MEKIFDNTQVAFSLKSDTELDRAYFLFKMIDSQPLVRIGTAVTNFAIKAHLPVEGLIRATVFDHFCGGVNEDDCITVVDKMFTKGVSSVLDYSVEGKEEEEQFDAALEMTLKTIEFAKERLAIPFAVFKPTGFGRFELYEKLGEKQTLSPAEQAEWDRVVARFDHVCAEAHRKDVALLIDGEESWMQDAADDLVTDMMRKYNKEKAIVFNTLQMYRWDRLDYLKKLHEVAKSEGFFIGMKIVRGAYMEKENKRAEEKNYVSPICVSKEATDINYDAAIRYMAEHLESMSIFAGTHNELSSYKLMEIMQEKGIAKNDTKIWFGQLYGMSDNISYNLAENGYNVAKYLPFGPVKDVMPYLIRRAEENTSVAGQTSRELSMIKAERKRRKGK from the coding sequence ATGGAAAAAATATTTGATAACACTCAGGTTGCATTTTCGCTAAAAAGTGATACGGAACTTGACAGAGCTTATTTTCTTTTTAAAATGATCGACAGCCAGCCTTTGGTGAGGATAGGAACCGCTGTTACTAATTTTGCTATTAAAGCGCATCTTCCGGTAGAGGGATTGATTCGTGCAACCGTTTTTGACCATTTTTGTGGTGGTGTAAACGAAGACGATTGTATTACAGTGGTAGACAAAATGTTTACTAAAGGTGTTTCATCAGTGTTGGATTATTCAGTTGAAGGAAAAGAAGAAGAAGAGCAGTTTGATGCTGCTTTAGAAATGACACTAAAAACCATTGAATTTGCAAAAGAACGTCTGGCGATTCCGTTTGCAGTATTTAAGCCAACCGGTTTTGGACGTTTCGAATTATATGAAAAATTAGGAGAGAAACAAACGCTTTCTCCAGCAGAACAAGCAGAGTGGGATAGAGTAGTAGCCCGTTTTGATCATGTTTGTGCTGAAGCTCACAGAAAAGATGTGGCTTTGCTAATTGACGGAGAAGAAAGCTGGATGCAGGATGCGGCCGATGATTTGGTTACCGACATGATGCGTAAATACAATAAAGAAAAAGCGATTGTTTTCAATACTTTGCAAATGTACCGTTGGGATCGTTTGGATTATTTGAAAAAACTGCATGAAGTGGCTAAGAGCGAAGGTTTCTTTATAGGAATGAAGATCGTTCGTGGTGCTTATATGGAGAAAGAAAACAAACGTGCGGAAGAGAAAAATTACGTTTCCCCAATTTGCGTTTCTAAAGAAGCTACAGATATTAATTATGATGCTGCTATACGTTATATGGCAGAGCATTTGGAAAGCATGTCCATTTTTGCAGGAACTCACAATGAATTGAGTTCTTATAAACTGATGGAGATCATGCAGGAAAAAGGAATTGCGAAAAACGATACTAAAATCTGGTTTGGACAATTGTACGGAATGAGTGATAATATCAGTTACAATTTAGCAGAGAACGGCTATAATGTTGCGAAATATTTACCATTCGGACCAGTCAAAGATGTTATGCCTTACCTGATTCGTCGTGCAGAAGAGAATACTTCAGTTGCAGGTCAAACCAGCCGCGAATTGTCTATGATTAAAGCGGAACGTAAAAGAAGAAAAGGAAAATAA
- the deoD gene encoding purine-nucleoside phosphorylase yields the protein MSAHNNAKKGDIADFVLLPGDPKRAKLIAETFLTDVICYNEVRGMLGYTGFYNGKRISVQGTGMGMPSISIYITELIEEYGVETLVRVGSCGSIQDDVNMMDIVLAMSACTDSGMNKFKFNGNDFAPTANFELLKKANEIAEQNKIKAHTGSILTSDFFYTESHLGDPFLNWKTYGVLAVDMETAALYSIAAKYRKKALAILTVSDHILKKEALSADDRQNSFKEMIEFALQLA from the coding sequence ATGAGTGCACATAATAACGCAAAAAAGGGTGATATAGCAGATTTCGTTTTACTTCCTGGTGATCCAAAAAGAGCAAAGCTGATTGCGGAAACGTTTTTAACAGACGTTATATGCTATAATGAGGTTAGAGGAATGTTAGGATATACCGGTTTTTATAATGGTAAGAGAATTAGTGTACAGGGCACAGGTATGGGGATGCCTTCCATTTCAATCTATATTACGGAATTAATAGAAGAGTATGGTGTAGAGACGTTGGTGAGAGTGGGGTCTTGTGGTTCTATCCAGGATGATGTAAATATGATGGATATTGTTTTAGCCATGAGTGCGTGCACAGATTCCGGGATGAATAAATTTAAATTTAACGGCAATGATTTTGCTCCAACGGCGAATTTTGAATTATTAAAAAAGGCCAATGAAATTGCAGAACAAAATAAGATAAAAGCGCATACGGGGTCAATATTGACATCTGATTTTTTCTATACTGAAAGTCATTTAGGGGATCCTTTTTTAAATTGGAAAACTTACGGCGTTTTGGCTGTTGATATGGAAACAGCTGCTTTGTATTCTATAGCTGCTAAATATAGAAAAAAGGCTTTGGCTATTTTAACGGTATCGGATCATATCCTTAAAAAGGAGGCTTTATCAGCAGATGACAGACAAAATTCTTTTAAAGAAATGATAGAATTCGCATTGCAGTTAGCCTAA
- a CDS encoding ABC transporter ATP-binding protein, with protein sequence MPRYQENDLPKAKLDSNSLQKALRIFKYGKNHKWKFFLGLIFLLLTSATALAFPKLMGMLVDCVTNKNLNRANEIAVGLMVILTLQAIFSFFRISLFVNFTENSLSNIRFALYENLVKLPMSFYSQKRVGELNSRISADISQLQDTFTTTIAEFLRQLILIIGGFVILGNISPKLTLMMLAIVPVVAVAAVVFGRFIRKYGKKTQDKVAESQVIVEETLQGISNVKAFANEWYEIQRYKNKIKEIVKIAIKGGQYRGYFASFIILCLFGCVVAVVWYGITLTIKGEVEGVGDLISFVLYTTFIGASFGGIAEMYAQIQKAVGATERVFELLEETPEDINAKTRTTPIEKIKGNLSFKNVAFSYPSRKEVEVLKEVNFTAEFGQKIAIVGPSGAGKSTISSLLLRFYDRTSGDITVDGKSIYDYDLEELRGNMSIVPQDVILFGGTIRENIAYGKPDATNEEIIAAAKQANAFNFVEGFPEKFETLVGERGVKLSGGQRQRIAIARALLKNPSILILDEATSSLDSESEKLVQEALEVLMEGRTSIIIAHRLSTIRNADKILVLDHGKITEEGTHQELINLENGTYKNLSNLQFSNS encoded by the coding sequence ATGCCTAGATATCAAGAAAACGATTTACCTAAAGCTAAATTAGACTCTAATTCACTTCAAAAAGCACTACGAATTTTTAAATACGGTAAAAATCACAAATGGAAATTCTTTCTGGGATTGATTTTTCTCTTATTAACCAGCGCCACTGCCCTTGCCTTTCCCAAATTAATGGGTATGCTCGTGGATTGCGTTACCAATAAAAATCTCAACAGAGCCAACGAAATTGCGGTTGGACTTATGGTCATCCTTACACTGCAAGCTATTTTCTCTTTTTTCAGAATTTCGCTTTTTGTAAATTTTACTGAAAATTCACTTTCAAACATTCGTTTTGCTTTGTATGAAAACTTAGTAAAACTACCCATGTCATTTTATTCTCAAAAACGTGTTGGAGAACTAAACAGCCGAATCAGTGCTGATATTTCACAACTACAGGATACTTTCACTACGACCATCGCTGAATTTTTACGTCAGTTGATCCTAATTATTGGTGGATTTGTTATCCTAGGTAACATCAGTCCAAAGTTAACTTTAATGATGTTGGCTATTGTACCTGTGGTCGCTGTAGCGGCAGTTGTTTTTGGAAGATTCATTCGCAAGTACGGAAAGAAAACGCAGGATAAAGTAGCCGAAAGCCAGGTAATTGTTGAAGAAACGCTGCAAGGAATAAGCAATGTAAAAGCTTTTGCCAACGAATGGTACGAAATTCAGCGTTATAAAAATAAAATCAAAGAAATTGTAAAAATCGCTATAAAAGGCGGTCAATACAGAGGTTACTTCGCTTCTTTTATCATTCTTTGTCTTTTTGGCTGTGTCGTTGCTGTGGTTTGGTACGGAATCACCTTAACCATTAAAGGTGAAGTGGAAGGCGTAGGAGATTTGATTTCTTTTGTACTTTACACCACATTTATTGGTGCTTCTTTTGGCGGAATTGCCGAAATGTATGCGCAGATTCAAAAAGCAGTTGGCGCAACGGAACGTGTTTTTGAATTACTGGAAGAAACTCCGGAGGATATCAATGCCAAAACCAGAACTACCCCAATTGAAAAAATCAAAGGAAATCTTTCCTTCAAAAATGTTGCTTTCAGTTATCCTTCCAGAAAAGAAGTTGAGGTACTAAAAGAGGTGAATTTCACTGCCGAATTTGGTCAGAAAATTGCGATTGTAGGCCCTAGCGGTGCCGGAAAATCAACCATCTCTTCGCTCCTTTTACGCTTTTACGACAGAACATCTGGTGACATTACTGTTGATGGAAAAAGCATCTATGACTACGATTTAGAAGAGCTTCGCGGAAACATGAGTATCGTTCCTCAGGATGTCATACTGTTTGGCGGAACCATTAGAGAAAACATTGCTTACGGAAAGCCGGATGCTACCAATGAAGAAATTATCGCCGCGGCAAAACAAGCCAATGCTTTTAATTTTGTAGAAGGTTTCCCTGAAAAATTTGAAACCCTGGTAGGAGAACGTGGCGTAAAATTATCAGGTGGACAGCGTCAGCGCATTGCAATCGCAAGAGCATTACTTAAAAACCCAAGTATTTTAATATTAGATGAAGCAACATCATCTTTAGATAGTGAGAGTGAAAAACTGGTTCAGGAAGCATTGGAAGTTTTAATGGAAGGAAGAACAAGCATCATCATCGCACACCGACTTTCGACTATTAGAAACGCCGATAAAATTTTGGTTTTAGATCATGGAAAAATTACCGAAGAAGGTACACATCAGGAATTGATCAATCTGGAGAATGGAACTTATAAAAACTTAAGCAACCTTCAATTCAGCAACTCCTAA
- a CDS encoding deoxyhypusine synthase family protein: protein MKGPISQFIEKHYLHFNSAALVDAAKAYEQQLANGAKMMVSMAGAMSTAEIGKIFAEIIRQDKVQIISCTGANLEEDIMNLVAHSHYERVPNYRDLTPEDEWALLERGLNRVTDTCIPEHEAFRRLQKHIYKIWKEADDKGERYFPHEFMYKMLLSGVLEEYYEIDLKDSWMYAAAEKNLPIIVPGWEDSTMGNIFASYVIKGDLKASTMKSGIEYMTFLADWYPKNSANGIGFFQIGGGIAGDFPICVVPMLYQDMEMHDVPFWSYFCQISDSTTSYGSYSGAVPNEKITWGKLDIKTPKFIIESDATIVAPLIFAYLLDL, encoded by the coding sequence ATGAAAGGACCAATCAGTCAGTTTATTGAAAAACATTATTTACACTTCAACTCTGCCGCTTTAGTAGATGCTGCAAAAGCATACGAACAACAATTGGCTAATGGAGCTAAAATGATGGTAAGTATGGCTGGCGCTATGAGTACAGCAGAAATTGGTAAAATTTTTGCCGAAATTATTAGACAAGATAAAGTACAAATTATTTCTTGTACTGGAGCCAATCTAGAAGAAGACATCATGAATTTAGTAGCACACTCTCACTACGAAAGAGTGCCAAACTATCGTGATTTAACACCGGAAGACGAATGGGCTTTATTGGAAAGAGGATTAAACCGTGTTACTGATACTTGTATTCCTGAGCATGAAGCATTCCGTCGTTTGCAAAAACACATCTACAAAATCTGGAAAGAGGCTGATGATAAAGGAGAACGTTATTTTCCACATGAATTCATGTATAAAATGCTTTTATCAGGCGTTTTAGAAGAATATTACGAAATTGATTTAAAAGACAGCTGGATGTATGCCGCTGCTGAGAAAAATTTACCTATCATAGTTCCGGGATGGGAAGACAGTACAATGGGAAATATCTTTGCTTCCTATGTAATTAAAGGTGATTTAAAAGCCTCTACCATGAAATCAGGAATTGAATACATGACTTTCCTTGCAGATTGGTATCCAAAAAACAGCGCTAACGGAATTGGATTCTTCCAAATTGGTGGTGGTATTGCAGGAGATTTCCCTATTTGCGTAGTGCCAATGTTGTACCAGGATATGGAAATGCACGATGTTCCTTTCTGGAGTTATTTCTGCCAAATCTCAGATTCAACAACCAGTTATGGTTCGTACTCGGGAGCAGTTCCGAACGAGAAAATTACATGGGGGAAACTTGACATCAAAACCCCTAAATTTATTATAGAGTCGGATGCTACAATTGTGGCTCCATTAATTTTTGCTTATTTATTAGATCTATAA
- a CDS encoding OprO/OprP family phosphate-selective porin: MPHLRIALILLFIVANTINVLAQEKPFNVVNISKDGSQYIKFGMNLQVWGRYSELNEGSKIGTNEVSDTYDIVIRRLRLQAMGMLTENIFFHLQLGQNNINFTQNNGPSNAPLSVMDALGEYHFSKKLHIGGGLTAWGAGTTRYSANSSSSHLTLDTPMYQQFTNISSTFGNRNLSIYAKGDLGKFNYRAAITNPYRSTTDNLGINSSVSTQTPKAQYAGILTYSFFDKESLEDAYHKGTYLGTKKIFNIALGYMTQAKAMWRLTPDAAIAYDDMRILGFDVFYDSPINSKGAAITAYAAFNNNNYGKNYIQSVNTPNPAIGDNSLINGSGAGFIGVGTGNIYYAQLGYLFGKSDNESKKGRFQPYAATQIADLEALDSPMAMYELGVNYYTTGTLGPKFSLNYQNRAVYDKNLTGAYKQSDRLGMVVLQCQVSF, encoded by the coding sequence ATGCCACATTTAAGAATCGCTTTAATTTTATTATTTATTGTTGCAAATACGATCAATGTTCTTGCTCAGGAAAAACCTTTTAATGTGGTTAATATTTCCAAAGACGGATCACAATACATCAAATTTGGAATGAACCTTCAGGTTTGGGGAAGATATTCCGAATTGAACGAAGGAAGTAAAATTGGCACAAATGAAGTTAGTGATACCTACGATATCGTCATCAGACGTTTGCGTTTGCAGGCAATGGGAATGCTGACGGAGAATATTTTCTTTCATCTTCAACTGGGACAGAACAATATTAATTTCACACAAAACAATGGACCTTCAAATGCACCGCTTTCAGTTATGGATGCTTTAGGAGAATATCATTTTAGTAAAAAACTTCATATTGGCGGTGGATTAACAGCCTGGGGAGCCGGAACAACTCGTTATTCAGCGAATAGTTCTTCCTCACATCTTACTCTGGATACGCCCATGTACCAGCAGTTTACTAATATTTCATCGACATTCGGAAACCGAAATCTAAGTATTTACGCTAAAGGTGATCTGGGCAAATTTAATTATCGTGCCGCTATTACCAATCCATACCGAAGTACAACTGACAATCTGGGCATTAATTCTTCGGTAAGCACACAAACACCAAAAGCACAATATGCAGGAATCTTAACTTATTCTTTCTTCGATAAAGAATCTCTTGAAGATGCCTACCACAAAGGAACGTATTTAGGAACAAAGAAAATCTTTAATATCGCACTAGGCTATATGACTCAAGCCAAAGCCATGTGGCGCTTAACTCCTGATGCGGCTATCGCATACGACGATATGAGAATACTGGGTTTTGATGTTTTTTACGACAGTCCAATTAACAGTAAAGGTGCTGCTATAACTGCTTACGCGGCTTTTAACAATAATAATTACGGAAAAAATTACATCCAGTCTGTTAACACACCCAATCCCGCTATAGGCGATAATTCTCTGATAAACGGTTCAGGTGCCGGATTTATCGGTGTAGGAACCGGAAATATTTATTACGCTCAGTTAGGATATCTTTTTGGAAAATCAGATAACGAATCCAAAAAAGGTCGTTTCCAGCCGTATGCTGCCACACAAATTGCAGACTTGGAAGCATTAGACAGTCCAATGGCTATGTATGAGTTAGGTGTAAATTATTACACTACCGGTACTTTGGGACCAAAATTCAGTTTAAACTATCAAAACAGAGCGGTTTACGACAAAAACCTTACAGGTGCTTACAAACAAAGTGACCGATTAGGAATGGTCGTTTTACAATGCCAGGTTTCATTTTAA
- a CDS encoding decarboxylase: MNTKYSDLINQTYYFPQEEFKLNKDNLQFHNIDLMKLVEQYGTPLKFTYLPQISENINKAKAWFRKSMEKNKYDAKYYYCYCTKSSHFEYIMNEAFKNNIHIETSSAFDVNIVENLLENGKINKSTYVICNGFKRDEYISNIARLINNGHKNTIPIIDNYEELDLLQAEIKGKFKIGIRIAAEEEPKFEFYTSRLGIGYKNIVSFYKKQIQENDKLELKMLHFFINTGINDTSYYWNELVKCIKVYIALKKECPTLDGLNIGGGFPIKNSLAFEYDYQYMIDEIINQIKIACDEAEVDVPNIFTEFGSFTVGESGGAIYQILYQKQQNDREKWNMIDSSFITTLPDTWAINKRFIMLAVNRWNDTYERVLLGGLTCDSDDYYNSEQNMNAIYLPKYNKEKPLYIGFFNTGAYQETIGGYGGLHHCLIPQPKHILIDRDENGILATEVFSEQQTSDDVLKILGYTKKV, translated from the coding sequence ATGAATACAAAATATTCTGACCTTATCAATCAAACTTACTATTTCCCTCAGGAAGAATTCAAATTAAACAAAGACAATCTACAATTTCACAACATCGATTTGATGAAATTGGTAGAGCAATACGGAACTCCTTTAAAGTTTACTTATCTACCTCAGATCTCAGAGAACATTAATAAGGCAAAAGCCTGGTTCAGAAAATCAATGGAGAAAAATAAGTACGATGCCAAGTACTACTACTGTTATTGCACAAAAAGCTCTCATTTTGAATACATTATGAATGAAGCTTTCAAGAATAACATTCATATTGAAACCTCTTCGGCTTTTGACGTAAATATTGTTGAGAATTTATTAGAAAATGGTAAAATCAACAAAAGTACTTATGTAATCTGTAATGGATTTAAAAGAGACGAATACATTAGTAATATTGCGAGATTGATCAATAACGGGCATAAAAACACAATTCCGATTATTGACAACTACGAAGAGTTAGATTTACTTCAGGCTGAAATCAAAGGAAAATTCAAAATTGGAATTCGTATTGCTGCCGAAGAAGAGCCTAAATTTGAGTTCTATACTTCAAGATTAGGAATTGGATACAAAAACATCGTTTCGTTCTATAAAAAACAAATTCAGGAGAATGACAAACTGGAGTTAAAAATGCTTCACTTTTTCATCAATACCGGAATAAACGATACCTCCTATTATTGGAATGAGTTGGTAAAATGTATCAAAGTATACATTGCCCTTAAAAAGGAATGCCCTACCCTAGACGGATTAAACATTGGAGGTGGTTTCCCGATTAAAAACTCTCTTGCATTCGAATACGATTATCAATATATGATTGATGAAATTATCAATCAGATTAAAATTGCATGTGACGAAGCCGAAGTAGATGTACCCAACATCTTTACAGAATTTGGATCATTTACGGTAGGTGAAAGCGGTGGCGCGATCTATCAGATTTTGTATCAAAAACAACAAAATGACAGAGAGAAATGGAACATGATTGATTCGTCATTCATTACCACTTTGCCGGATACTTGGGCAATAAACAAACGTTTTATCATGTTGGCGGTAAACCGCTGGAATGATACTTACGAGCGGGTTTTATTAGGTGGCCTGACTTGTGATAGTGACGATTATTACAACTCAGAGCAAAATATGAACGCTATTTATTTACCTAAATACAACAAAGAAAAGCCACTATACATTGGTTTCTTTAATACTGGTGCGTATCAGGAAACTATTGGAGGATATGGCGGTTTACACCACTGTCTGATTCCGCAGCCTAAACATATATTAATAGATCGCGATGAAAATGGCATTTTAGCTACAGAAGTTTTCTCTGAACAACAAACTTCTGACGATGTGTTAAAGATTTTAGGATATACAAAAAAGGTTTAA
- a CDS encoding adenylate kinase family protein, with amino-acid sequence MEILVIMGPPYSGKGTQCEILKEELKFKHISTGDRCRLEKQNKTEIGKIMSQYEEKGDLVPDSIMKDLFSKILDENSSAKGIILDGYPRTEPQVNDLMELIASKNMEIGKVINIEVPKEELLKRAQKRAETSNRKDDKDVEIHLKRIKVFETLTRPAIEYMKSKIKVLTFDGLGAIDEITERIKNSL; translated from the coding sequence ATGGAAATATTAGTAATAATGGGGCCTCCGTATTCAGGAAAAGGTACTCAATGTGAAATTCTAAAAGAAGAACTTAAGTTTAAGCATATTTCAACCGGAGACCGATGCCGTCTGGAAAAACAGAATAAAACAGAGATCGGAAAAATAATGTCTCAATATGAGGAAAAAGGAGACTTAGTGCCTGATTCCATTATGAAAGATCTTTTTAGTAAAATTCTGGATGAAAACAGTTCGGCTAAGGGAATTATTTTGGATGGTTATCCGAGGACTGAACCTCAGGTTAATGATTTGATGGAACTCATTGCATCCAAGAATATGGAAATAGGTAAGGTAATCAATATAGAAGTTCCAAAAGAAGAACTTTTAAAAAGAGCACAAAAAAGAGCTGAAACGTCTAATCGAAAAGACGATAAAGATGTTGAAATCCATCTGAAGAGAATTAAAGTTTTTGAAACTTTAACCCGGCCTGCAATCGAATATATGAAGTCTAAAATTAAAGTTTTGACTTTTGATGGGCTAGGAGCAATTGACGAAATAACAGAACGAATAAAAAATAGTTTATAA
- the aroB gene encoding 3-dehydroquinate synthase has product MQSIQANNYLVHFNQNAYEALNHHLKESKYSNVFIIVDNQTNEHCLPKFLPLLETDLTIEIIEFEAGEINKNIETCIEVWKVLTELGADRKSLVINLGGGVVTDLGGFVASTFKRGVDFINIPTTLLSMVDASVGGKTGVDLGNLKNQIGVINVPQMVLIDTQYLETLPQNEMRSGLAEMLKHGLIYDSAYWKRFLDLNSIDYADFDELIYRSVEIKNDIVVQDPTEKNIRKALNFGHTLGHAIEGYFLESETKTTLLHGEAIAIGMILESYISLHKNLISAAEYAEIKTAIKSIYEDVKIEENDIDPILELLIHDKKNEYGLIQFALIEGIGKIKINQSVENKLILDAFQDYKS; this is encoded by the coding sequence ATGCAATCTATTCAGGCCAATAATTATCTGGTGCATTTTAACCAAAATGCATACGAAGCTTTAAACCATCACTTAAAAGAAAGTAAATATTCAAACGTGTTTATTATAGTTGATAATCAAACCAATGAGCATTGTTTACCGAAGTTTTTACCTTTATTGGAAACTGATCTGACCATTGAGATCATTGAATTTGAAGCAGGAGAAATCAATAAAAATATTGAAACCTGTATTGAAGTATGGAAAGTCCTGACAGAACTTGGTGCCGACAGAAAATCACTTGTTATTAATCTTGGTGGTGGTGTTGTAACTGATTTAGGAGGCTTTGTTGCTTCGACTTTTAAGCGCGGAGTAGATTTTATCAATATCCCTACTACCTTATTATCTATGGTTGATGCTTCTGTTGGAGGAAAAACCGGAGTAGATTTAGGAAATTTAAAAAACCAAATTGGTGTAATTAACGTACCTCAAATGGTATTAATTGACACACAATATCTTGAAACGCTACCGCAAAACGAAATGCGTTCCGGTCTTGCCGAAATGCTAAAACACGGGTTGATTTACGATTCCGCCTACTGGAAGCGGTTTTTAGATTTAAATTCAATTGATTACGCTGATTTTGACGAATTGATTTACCGTTCTGTAGAGATAAAAAATGACATTGTTGTTCAGGATCCAACCGAAAAGAACATTCGTAAAGCCCTTAATTTTGGACACACCTTAGGGCATGCCATAGAAGGTTACTTTTTAGAAAGTGAAACAAAAACGACACTATTACACGGTGAAGCCATTGCGATTGGAATGATATTGGAAAGTTATATTTCACTGCACAAAAACTTAATTTCAGCAGCAGAATATGCCGAAATTAAAACCGCAATTAAGAGTATTTACGAAGACGTAAAAATCGAAGAAAACGACATCGATCCGATCCTCGAATTGCTGATTCACGACAAAAAAAATGAGTACGGATTAATTCAATTTGCCTTAATCGAAGGAATCGGAAAAATAAAAATTAACCAATCGGTTGAAAATAAATTGATTCTAGACGCGTTTCAGGATTATAAATCTTAA